One genomic region from Pseudoduganella lutea encodes:
- the dnaX gene encoding DNA polymerase III subunit gamma/tau codes for MSYQVLARKYRPRNFETLVGQEHVVRALTHALGTGRLHHAYLFTGTRGVGKTTLSRILAKSLNCTGPDGNGGITATPCGVCEACRAIDGGRFVDYIEMDAASNRGVDEMAQLLEQAVYAPSNARFKVYMIDEVHMLTNHAFNAMLKTLEEPPEHVKFILATTDPQKIPVTVLSRCLQFNLKQMPPGHIVGHLENILGQEGVTFEQPALRLLAQGAHGSMRDALSLTDQAIAYAAGAVTLDAVQGMLGALDQSYLVRLLDALANRDGADLMAVADEMASRSLSYNGALQDLGTLLHRIALAQTVPAAVPEDLPEHADIIRLAAVFDAEEVQLYYQIAVHGRNELGLAPDEYAGFSMTLLRMLAFRPGVGGAEAAPGGAPANTPVMSRPAAGGSPARAAAAAAAPSAPSAAPRAAGAPAGSHAAVTPPPAAAAPRASVPVSAPATAPVSAPAAAPVPPAPVAAARPSGPVSPARAAINAALEAARAATLARTGGRPPMRTAEPEAAPPQTAMPQAPAPTSAPGRPLPWEEAQPQGEAAVLEAPPAVQPAQPQARPAPPDDDLPPWVTEFSDDSAVAAPGHRAPPAASHHAGLRAEAPSAPAYAAHPAASTNARAEAPAPAPAPAPARQQAPAQAPYAYVVTPVPELAWDGNWPLLAAHLPLRGVAQQLATQAELIACRIDGNAVVFHLRCPIDTWRTAPNVEKLTAALAERFARPARVETELGPVWYTTAAEQQVHREACQRQAEDTVNNDPFVQAMVREFGAFVVPGSIIAPVTPAH; via the coding sequence ATGTCCTATCAAGTCCTCGCTCGCAAGTACCGTCCCCGCAACTTTGAAACGCTCGTCGGCCAGGAGCACGTCGTGCGTGCACTGACGCACGCGTTGGGCACGGGGCGCCTGCATCACGCCTACCTGTTCACCGGCACGCGCGGGGTGGGCAAGACCACGCTGTCGCGCATCCTGGCGAAATCGCTGAACTGCACGGGGCCGGACGGCAATGGCGGCATCACCGCCACCCCCTGCGGCGTGTGCGAGGCCTGCCGCGCGATCGATGGCGGCCGCTTCGTCGACTATATAGAGATGGATGCGGCGTCGAACCGCGGTGTGGACGAGATGGCGCAGCTGCTCGAACAGGCCGTCTACGCACCGAGCAATGCGCGCTTCAAGGTCTATATGATCGACGAGGTGCACATGCTGACGAACCACGCGTTCAACGCCATGCTGAAAACGCTGGAAGAGCCGCCCGAGCACGTGAAATTCATCCTGGCGACGACCGATCCGCAAAAGATCCCCGTCACCGTGCTGTCGCGCTGCCTGCAATTCAACCTGAAGCAGATGCCGCCAGGGCATATCGTGGGCCACCTGGAAAACATCCTCGGCCAGGAAGGGGTGACCTTCGAGCAGCCGGCCTTGCGCCTGCTGGCGCAGGGCGCCCATGGCTCGATGCGCGATGCGCTGTCGCTGACGGACCAGGCGATCGCCTACGCGGCCGGCGCCGTCACGCTGGACGCGGTGCAGGGCATGCTGGGCGCGCTCGACCAGTCGTATCTCGTGCGACTGCTCGATGCGCTGGCGAACCGCGATGGCGCCGACCTGATGGCGGTGGCCGATGAAATGGCCAGCCGCAGCCTGTCGTACAACGGCGCGCTGCAGGACCTGGGCACGCTGCTGCACCGCATCGCGCTGGCACAGACGGTGCCGGCGGCCGTGCCGGAAGACTTGCCCGAACACGCGGACATCATCCGCCTCGCCGCTGTGTTCGACGCGGAAGAAGTGCAGCTGTATTACCAGATCGCCGTCCATGGCCGCAACGAGCTGGGGCTGGCGCCGGACGAATATGCCGGCTTCTCGATGACGCTGCTGCGGATGCTGGCCTTTCGCCCCGGCGTCGGTGGCGCCGAGGCGGCACCCGGCGGTGCCCCGGCCAACACGCCGGTAATGTCACGCCCGGCCGCGGGTGGCTCACCGGCCCGCGCGGCCGCCGCCGCCGCGGCACCCTCGGCACCGTCGGCCGCGCCACGTGCCGCTGGCGCTCCAGCGGGCAGCCACGCGGCTGTCACGCCGCCGCCGGCAGCCGCCGCGCCTCGAGCATCGGTTCCGGTATCCGCTCCCGCAACTGCGCCCGTCTCTGCACCCGCTGCCGCACCCGTGCCACCGGCACCCGTGGCCGCGGCGCGTCCATCCGGCCCCGTGAGCCCGGCGCGTGCCGCGATCAATGCGGCGCTCGAAGCAGCCCGGGCCGCCACGCTGGCACGCACCGGCGGGCGGCCGCCGATGCGCACCGCGGAGCCGGAAGCCGCCCCGCCGCAAACGGCCATGCCACAGGCACCGGCGCCAACGTCCGCGCCGGGCAGGCCGCTGCCGTGGGAAGAGGCCCAGCCGCAAGGCGAAGCCGCCGTGCTGGAAGCGCCGCCCGCGGTGCAGCCCGCGCAGCCACAGGCGCGTCCGGCCCCGCCGGACGATGACCTGCCGCCCTGGGTCACTGAATTCTCCGATGACAGCGCCGTCGCGGCACCGGGCCATCGCGCGCCGCCGGCCGCATCGCATCATGCCGGCCTGCGCGCCGAAGCGCCGTCGGCACCGGCGTATGCGGCGCATCCGGCGGCGTCCACGAATGCACGCGCCGAGGCGCCTGCGCCGGCACCCGCGCCCGCACCGGCTCGCCAGCAGGCGCCGGCACAGGCCCCGTATGCCTATGTGGTCACGCCCGTTCCCGAACTGGCATGGGATGGCAACTGGCCGCTGCTGGCCGCGCACCTGCCGCTGCGCGGCGTGGCCCAGCAGCTGGCCACGCAGGCCGAGCTGATCGCATGCAGGATCGACGGCAATGCCGTCGTGTTCCACCTGCGCTGCCCGATCGATACATGGCGCACGGCGCCGAACGTGGAAAAACTGACCGCCGCGCTGGCCGAGCGCTTCGCGCGCCCCGCGCGCGTGGAGACGGAACTCGGCCCGGTGTGGTATACCACCGCCGCCGAGCAGCAGGTACACCGCGAAGCGTGCCAGCGCCAGGCCGAGGACACGGTGAACAACGATCCGTTCGTGCAGGCGATGGTGCGCGAATTCGGCGCCTTCGTCGTGCCCGGCTCGATCATCGCGCCCGTTACACCTGCGCACTGA
- a CDS encoding transglycosylase SLT domain-containing protein gives MINRFNGLATAGRSLVSGPAARLGAQRITLRSVFTTAQHTLTIFGVSALVIVAVLWARPDLAHALTASLVPAQQQQAPAMAAPAVTVTAPPLHELMEAPAITAAATDAGRQLTPAEEKALVGTRKQQQWVTDWLSKRYRVANDAANMLVSTAYVTAREIKLDPLLILAVMAIESGLNPFAESPMGAQGLMQVMSKVHHDKFQDMGGVQAALNPVANIRVGSLILKDYVKRGGSVEAGLKYYVGAAAFETDDGYGSKVLAEYKRLKQVSAGKKVPTFTRPSTPTPTTVTASAEPKPAQAEAPKTEAEQLAGL, from the coding sequence ATGATCAATCGTTTCAATGGGCTGGCAACTGCCGGCCGCTCGCTGGTCTCAGGACCAGCCGCGCGCCTCGGCGCGCAGCGCATCACCCTGCGCAGCGTCTTTACGACTGCGCAACACACGCTCACGATCTTCGGCGTGAGCGCCCTCGTCATCGTGGCCGTGCTGTGGGCACGCCCCGACCTGGCGCATGCATTGACGGCATCGCTGGTGCCGGCACAGCAACAGCAGGCGCCAGCCATGGCCGCCCCGGCCGTCACCGTCACGGCGCCGCCGCTCCATGAACTGATGGAAGCGCCCGCCATCACCGCCGCCGCCACGGATGCCGGCAGGCAGCTGACGCCGGCCGAGGAAAAAGCCCTGGTCGGCACCCGCAAGCAGCAACAATGGGTGACGGACTGGCTGTCCAAGCGCTACCGCGTGGCGAACGATGCTGCCAACATGCTGGTATCGACCGCCTACGTGACGGCACGTGAGATCAAGCTCGATCCGTTGCTGATCCTGGCCGTGATGGCCATCGAGTCGGGGCTGAATCCGTTTGCCGAAAGCCCGATGGGCGCACAGGGCTTGATGCAGGTGATGTCCAAGGTCCACCACGACAAGTTCCAGGATATGGGCGGCGTCCAGGCCGCACTGAACCCGGTAGCGAACATCCGCGTCGGCTCGCTGATCCTGAAGGATTACGTGAAGCGTGGCGGTTCCGTCGAAGCCGGCCTCAAATATTACGTGGGCGCCGCCGCGTTCGAGACCGATGATGGCTACGGCTCGAAAGTATTGGCCGAATACAAGCGCCTGAAGCAAGTCTCCGCCGGCAAGAAAGTGCCGACCTTCACCCGCCCTTCCACCCCGACGCCAACCACGGTAACGGCAAGCGCCGAACCCAAACCCGCCCAGGCCGAAGCACCCAAGACCGAAGCGGAACAACTGGCCGGCCTGTGA
- a CDS encoding YbaB/EbfC family nucleoid-associated protein: protein MMKNQLAGLMKQAQAMQDNMKKAQESLASIEVEGQSGAGLVKVVMTCKNDVKRVSIDPSLLADDKDMLEDLVAAAFNDAVRKAEATAAEKMSGLTSGMNLPAGFKMPF from the coding sequence ATGATGAAGAACCAGCTCGCCGGCCTGATGAAACAGGCACAAGCAATGCAGGACAATATGAAGAAGGCGCAGGAATCGCTGGCTTCCATCGAGGTGGAAGGCCAGTCCGGCGCCGGCCTGGTGAAGGTCGTCATGACCTGCAAGAACGACGTCAAGCGCGTGTCGATCGACCCGTCGCTGCTGGCCGACGACAAGGACATGCTGGAAGACCTGGTCGCCGCCGCCTTCAACGATGCCGTGCGCAAGGCCGAAGCCACCGCCGCCGAGAAAATGAGCGGCCTGACCTCCGGCATGAACCTGCCGGCCGGCTTCAAGATGCCGTTCTGA
- a CDS encoding YciI family protein — MFIVTLTYLKPNEEIDGLLAAHRAFLREQYANGMFVLSGRMVPRTGGIIIADADSRADVEAVIELDPFKQAGAASYTITEFVPTMAADGLETYLPAPQA; from the coding sequence ATGTTCATCGTCACGCTGACCTACCTGAAGCCCAACGAGGAGATCGACGGTCTCCTCGCCGCGCACCGCGCTTTCCTGCGTGAGCAGTATGCGAACGGCATGTTCGTGCTGTCGGGCCGGATGGTGCCGCGCACCGGCGGCATCATCATCGCCGATGCCGACAGCCGCGCGGACGTGGAAGCGGTGATCGAGCTGGACCCGTTCAAGCAGGCCGGCGCGGCCAGCTACACGATCACCGAATTCGTGCCGACGATGGCGGCGGACGGGCTGGAAACCTACCTGCCCGCGCCCCAGGCTTGA
- the ubiD gene encoding 4-hydroxy-3-polyprenylbenzoate decarboxylase, producing the protein MKYSDLRDFIAQLQKIGELKHVSLPVSPHLEMTEVCDRTLRAGGPALLFQNPTNFTIPVLGNLFGTTRRVALGMGAENMQELRRIGHVLARLKEPEPPKGFKDIMDMGSLVKAVWDMAPKELRGAPCHDIVWEGNDVDLGRLPIQHCWPGDVAPLITWGLVITKGPNKKRQNLGIYRQQVLGRNKVIMRWLAHRGGALDFREHCIRNPGQPYPVAVALGADPATILGAVTPVPDTLSEYQFAGLLRGSRTELVKAIGSELRVPASAEIVLEGHIYPDENHPSGYEHALEGPYGDHTGYYNEQDSFPVFTIDRITMRRDPIYHSTYTGKPPDEPAVLGLALNEVFVPLLQKQFTEITDFYLPPEGCSYRMAVVQIRKQYAGHAKRVMFGVWSFLRQFMYTKFIVVVDEDVDIRDWKEVIWAITTRVDPTRDTTLVDNTPIDYLDFASPISGLGSKMGIDATNKWPGETTREWGTTIQMTPEVKRKVDDIWQQLGL; encoded by the coding sequence ATGAAATATTCAGATCTGCGGGATTTTATTGCCCAATTGCAAAAAATTGGCGAACTTAAGCATGTTTCGTTGCCAGTTTCGCCACATTTGGAGATGACGGAAGTCTGTGATCGCACGTTGCGGGCCGGCGGGCCTGCTCTGCTGTTTCAGAATCCTACAAATTTCACCATCCCCGTGCTGGGCAACCTGTTCGGTACCACGCGCCGCGTGGCGCTGGGCATGGGCGCCGAAAACATGCAGGAACTGCGCCGCATCGGCCACGTGCTGGCGCGCCTGAAGGAACCCGAGCCGCCCAAGGGTTTCAAGGACATCATGGACATGGGCTCGCTGGTGAAAGCCGTGTGGGACATGGCGCCGAAGGAGCTGCGCGGCGCACCGTGCCATGACATCGTCTGGGAAGGCAACGATGTCGACCTCGGCCGCTTGCCGATCCAGCATTGCTGGCCGGGCGACGTGGCGCCGCTGATCACCTGGGGTCTCGTCATCACCAAGGGGCCCAATAAGAAACGCCAGAACCTGGGCATCTACCGCCAGCAGGTGCTGGGCCGGAACAAGGTGATCATGCGCTGGCTCGCGCACCGGGGCGGGGCGCTGGACTTCCGCGAGCACTGCATCCGCAATCCCGGCCAGCCCTATCCGGTGGCCGTGGCGCTGGGCGCCGATCCGGCCACTATCCTGGGCGCCGTCACGCCGGTACCCGACACGCTGTCCGAATACCAGTTCGCCGGCCTGCTGCGCGGCAGCCGCACCGAGCTGGTGAAGGCGATCGGCAGCGAGCTGCGCGTGCCGGCATCGGCCGAGATCGTGCTGGAAGGGCATATCTATCCGGATGAAAACCATCCATCGGGTTATGAGCACGCACTGGAAGGGCCGTATGGCGACCACACCGGTTATTACAATGAGCAGGACTCGTTCCCCGTGTTCACGATCGACCGCATCACCATGCGCCGCGACCCGATCTACCACTCCACGTATACAGGCAAGCCGCCGGACGAGCCGGCCGTGCTGGGCCTGGCGCTGAACGAGGTATTCGTGCCGCTGCTGCAAAAGCAGTTCACGGAAATCACCGACTTCTACCTGCCGCCGGAAGGGTGCAGCTACCGCATGGCGGTGGTGCAGATCCGCAAGCAATACGCGGGGCATGCGAAGCGGGTGATGTTCGGCGTGTGGAGCTTCCTGCGGCAGTTCATGTATACGAAGTTCATCGTCGTCGTCGACGAGGATGTCGACATCCGCGACTGGAAGGAAGTCATCTGGGCCATCACCACCCGCGTCGACCCCACGCGCGACACGACGCTGGTCGACAATACGCCGATCGACTACCTCGATTTCGCGTCGCCAATCAGTGGCCTCGGCAGCAAGATGGGCATCGATGCCACGAATAAATGGCCGGGCGAAACGACCCGGGAATGGGGCACGACGATCCAGATGACGCCCGAGGTGAAACGCAAGGTCGACGATATCTGGCAGCAGCTGGGCCTGTAA
- a CDS encoding putative bifunctional diguanylate cyclase/phosphodiesterase, whose protein sequence is MAAPFPQRGTVLVADDDPVMRLLMQEMLAQVGLDTIEAEDGEQALACFDRLAPDLVLLDVEMPRLDGFGVCREIRSREQARGQAAAVPIVMVTGDDDLQAVTLAYEAGATDFVSKPINWPILGHRVLYVLRASDAIARLRIADAHNRAVLAAIPDTFFRMNPEGYYLDYEQGHDAGAAFTKQQCVGRHVRDVLPRGIADRLLDQLRSVLDTHSIRSVDYALERDDTVHHFEARLVSTGAGEVLGLVRDISERKRTEEQIRRLAYCDSLTGIPNRQAFLEMLERELVRSREHDRKFAILFMDLDAFKRINDTLGHNVGDLLLKAVSERLHETIRPGDVVVHQAAGEPPRGGPERRGNNLARLGGDEFTILIPDLERVEDALNVAHRVKEAMRRPFHLDGHEICVTASIGISLYPHDGDDATSLLKYADTAMYHAKNCGKNNAKLYCSALTTRIMSHVKLETGLRRALQNNELYLHYQPQIDVRSAQLVGVEALLRWRHPELGLVAPDDFIPLAEETGLIVPIGAWVLRTACMQVRAWQEQSGRAVRVAVNLSARQFKDENLAQTVLSVLDETGLDPRLLELELTEGTLMDDAQATLSTLEQLRAIGVYLSIDDFGTGYSSMNYLKRFDVRALKIDRSFISGLPEDSENAAITRAIIAMAHGLKLAVVAEGVETAEQLQLLQQYGCDLAQGYLLGHPSPEEAIGELLMGACETVVR, encoded by the coding sequence ATGGCAGCGCCCTTCCCTCAACGCGGCACCGTGCTGGTGGCGGACGACGACCCCGTCATGCGCCTCCTCATGCAGGAGATGCTGGCCCAGGTCGGACTGGACACGATCGAAGCCGAAGATGGCGAGCAGGCCCTGGCCTGCTTCGACCGGCTTGCGCCCGACCTCGTGCTGCTCGACGTGGAAATGCCGCGGCTGGATGGCTTTGGCGTCTGCCGGGAGATCCGCAGCCGCGAGCAGGCCCGCGGCCAGGCCGCCGCGGTGCCGATCGTGATGGTGACCGGCGACGACGACCTGCAAGCCGTCACGCTGGCCTACGAGGCGGGCGCCACGGATTTCGTGTCGAAGCCGATCAACTGGCCGATCCTGGGCCACCGCGTGCTGTATGTGCTGCGCGCCAGCGACGCCATCGCCCGCCTGCGCATCGCCGATGCGCACAACCGTGCCGTGCTGGCGGCGATCCCGGACACGTTCTTTCGCATGAACCCCGAAGGCTACTACCTCGATTACGAGCAGGGCCATGATGCCGGCGCCGCGTTCACCAAGCAGCAGTGTGTGGGCCGGCACGTGCGCGACGTGCTGCCGCGCGGGATCGCCGACCGCCTGCTCGACCAGCTCAGATCCGTGCTCGATACCCATTCGATCCGCTCGGTCGACTATGCGCTGGAGCGCGACGACACGGTGCACCATTTCGAGGCCCGCCTCGTCAGCACGGGCGCCGGTGAAGTGCTCGGGCTGGTGCGCGACATCAGCGAACGCAAGCGCACCGAGGAACAGATCCGGCGCCTGGCGTATTGCGACAGCCTGACCGGCATCCCGAACCGGCAGGCGTTCCTGGAAATGCTGGAGCGCGAACTGGTGCGCTCGCGCGAGCACGATCGCAAGTTTGCGATCCTGTTCATGGACCTCGATGCATTCAAGCGCATCAACGACACGCTGGGACACAACGTGGGCGACCTGCTGCTGAAGGCGGTGTCGGAGCGGCTGCATGAAACGATCCGCCCCGGCGACGTGGTCGTGCACCAGGCGGCGGGCGAGCCGCCGCGCGGCGGACCGGAACGGCGCGGCAACAACCTTGCCCGGCTCGGCGGCGACGAGTTCACGATCCTGATTCCCGACCTGGAGCGCGTGGAAGACGCGCTGAACGTGGCCCACCGCGTCAAGGAAGCGATGCGGCGGCCGTTCCACCTGGACGGGCACGAGATCTGCGTCACCGCCAGCATCGGCATCTCGCTGTACCCGCATGACGGCGACGATGCCACCTCGCTGCTGAAGTACGCGGACACGGCGATGTACCATGCCAAGAACTGCGGCAAGAACAACGCCAAGCTGTACTGCTCCGCGCTGACGACGCGGATCATGAGCCACGTGAAGCTGGAGACCGGCCTGCGCCGCGCGCTGCAGAACAACGAGCTGTACCTGCACTACCAGCCGCAGATCGACGTGCGCAGCGCGCAGCTGGTGGGCGTCGAGGCGCTGTTGCGGTGGCGCCATCCGGAACTGGGGCTGGTTGCGCCGGATGACTTCATCCCGCTGGCGGAGGAAACGGGGCTGATCGTGCCGATCGGCGCCTGGGTGCTGCGCACCGCATGCATGCAGGTGCGCGCCTGGCAGGAGCAGAGCGGCCGCGCCGTGCGCGTTGCCGTGAACCTGTCGGCACGCCAGTTCAAGGATGAGAACCTGGCGCAGACGGTGCTGTCGGTACTGGACGAAACAGGCCTCGACCCACGCCTGCTGGAACTGGAACTGACCGAGGGCACGCTGATGGACGATGCGCAGGCCACGCTGTCCACGCTCGAACAGTTGCGCGCGATCGGTGTCTACCTGTCGATCGACGATTTCGGCACCGGCTATTCGTCGATGAATTACCTGAAGCGCTTCGACGTGCGCGCGTTGAAGATTGACCGCAGCTTCATCAGCGGCCTGCCGGAAGATTCCGAGAACGCCGCGATCACGCGCGCCATCATCGCGATGGCGCACGGCCTGAAGCTGGCCGTGGTGGCCGAGGGCGTGGAAACCGCCGAGCAGTTGCAGCTGCTGCAGCAGTATGGTTGCGACCTGGCGCAGGGCTACCTGCTCGGGCACCCGTCACCCGAGGAAGCGATCGGCGAGCTGTTGATGGGCGCCTGCGAGACCGTGGTCCGCTAG
- the recR gene encoding recombination mediator RecR — protein MAKSLEYLTEALRRLPGVGPKSAQRMAFHLLQHDREGAAMLSRALYQAVESVNHCALCNTFTEAEVCDMCADEARDRRLLCVVETPADQVMIEQTLTYKGLYFVLMGRLSPLDGIGPKDIHLEKLLARAADGVVGEVVLATNFTNEGEATAHYISEMLKARGLAVSRLARGVPVGGELEYVDAGTIARAMLDRRST, from the coding sequence ATGGCGAAATCGCTGGAATACCTTACCGAGGCGCTGCGCCGGCTGCCCGGCGTGGGGCCGAAGTCGGCGCAGCGGATGGCATTCCACCTGCTGCAGCATGACCGCGAAGGCGCGGCAATGCTGTCACGCGCGTTGTACCAGGCTGTCGAATCGGTCAATCACTGCGCGCTGTGCAATACGTTTACCGAAGCCGAGGTCTGCGACATGTGCGCCGACGAGGCACGCGACCGCCGCCTGCTGTGCGTCGTCGAAACACCGGCCGACCAGGTGATGATCGAGCAGACGCTGACGTACAAGGGCCTGTACTTCGTGCTGATGGGCCGCCTGTCGCCGCTCGACGGCATCGGCCCGAAGGACATCCACCTGGAAAAGCTGCTGGCCCGTGCCGCCGACGGTGTCGTCGGCGAAGTGGTGCTGGCCACGAACTTCACGAACGAAGGCGAGGCCACCGCGCACTACATCAGCGAGATGCTGAAGGCGCGCGGCCTGGCCGTGAGCCGGCTGGCACGCGGCGTGCCCGTGGGCGGCGAACTTGAATACGTGGACGCCGGCACGATCGCGCGGGCGATGCTGGACCGGCGCAGTACGTAG